GCGACGTTTGCCTCTCCCGGCGCCAGGCCGGACGGCACCACGTTCTCCCCCTTCACGCCGACATCTCGGCAAGAGCGCGTAAGATCGGTTTCGACTACCTGACGCCGATACTCTGGTATAAGATCGCCAACATGGCTACCGAGGTTGCTGGCTCGTCCCGCTTCCTGGGCAAGCCGTACGAGCCTAACGCCGTCATCAAGAATGACATTGAGTACATTCTGCTCCTGAGAAAGCCCGGGAGCTATCGCAAGCCAACCAGGGTGCAGCGCGCCCTGAGCCTTCTCGAGCCGGACGAGCATAGCCAGTGGTTCCGATCCGTGTGGGACGACGTGCCGGGGGAAAGCCGCCTGCACGGGCATCCGGCGCCATTCCCGCAACACCTCGCCTACCGCCTCATCAGGATGTTCAGCTTTGTTGGCGACACGGTGCTGGACCCCTTCTGGGGAACCGGCTCGACCACGCTCGCGGCTGTCGAGGCTGCGCGCTCTAGCATCGGCTACGAGATCGAGCCGAAATACATCCAGATCGGCCGCGAGCGGTTAGCGCAGCTCGACGCCTCGGCCGTTCCAGCGCGCCTGGTGTTCGCAGGCGCCAGCGTGAGATGAACGGCCCCGCGGCGCTGGTCGAACACCTCGCCAGGTACAACTATCACCCGCGCTCCGACGCTCACAGCAACGCGACTTGCCGCGGCATCCTGGAGGACCTTCTCGCGGACCAGCCCATCAGCGCGCTGCCGGACTTGCGGCCGCCAGCCGGCGGGTGAGATTCTTGGGACGCTTGTCCGTAGCCTGCAGACACCCCAGAAGGAGGCGACTCGAATGCGTTCACTCATGACCGGAGTCGCGGCGGCCGGGCTGATGCTGGTCGCGATTCAGGCCGCGCCCGCGCAGGAGGCGCCAGCGGCCAAAGCGGCGGCGGTGCACTGCACACCCAGTGGGCGCATGGCGCTCGAGGGGCGGCGGAGCCCCTATGATTCAACCAGCGTCGTGATCGGTAAGACCGAGGCGAAGGTGTGCTACGGACGGCCGTCGGCCCGAGGCCGCATCATGATCGGAGGCGCAGCCGTGCCCTACGGCAAGTTGTGGCGCACGGGCGCGAATGAACCGACCATCATTCACCTCCCGGTCGCGGCCGAGATCGCGGGCATCGCGGTGCAGCCCGGCTCCTACTCGCTCTACACCGTACCCGGCGAGGCGGAGTGGGTGGTGATAGTGAACCGTTCCACTTCGCAGTGGGGGCACGAGAGCAACTACACACCCGAGGTGCAGGCCCAGGAGGTGGGCCGGGCCAGGGTGAAGAGTGAGCGGCTCGACGGGCACGTGGAGACCTTCACCATCACTGCTGCGCCTGCGGGCAAGGACCGCAGCGAGGTGGTGCTGGAGTGGGAGCGCACCCGGGTCAGGATCCCGGTGCAGCGCAAGGGCGGGTGACGCAGCGGTTCCCCGGCGCCAACGGCTGGTCCAGAAAGGGGCAGCCCAGAATTTTGGTCAGCCCGAGGTCGCCGTCGGGAGCGTTCTTATAATAGCCGTCCAACCTCTTCGTGGCCGAGTCTTTATGCCTTGCCTTACTCAGGCCTTGTCACTTTGCCTTTCTTGGGCCGTGACCCGGCGCCACGCCTGTGCCGCGAGGACTGCTTGCGTGCTTGCCGCCGGTATTCCGCTGCCGCATCCTGGTCGCCTTTGAGCTCGGACACATCGGCGAGGTTCGCGAGGTCTGCTGCCTCCCCCTGCCGGTCGCCGATCTCGCGGTGGAGGGCCAGCGCCTCGCGGTGGTAGCGCGCGGCCTCGTCCAGCTCCCCCTTGACCCGGTAGACGATCCCCAGGTTGCCGAGCTGGTTCGCCTCGCCCTGCCGGTTGCCGATCTCGCGGTGGAGGGCCAGGGCCTCGCGGTGGTAGCGCGCGGCCTCGTCCAGCTCCCCCTTGACCTGGTAGACGA
The nucleotide sequence above comes from Gemmatimonadota bacterium. Encoded proteins:
- a CDS encoding tetratricopeptide repeat protein, which gives rise to VYQVKGELDEAARYHREALALHREIGNRQGEANQLGNLGIVYRVKGELDEAARYHREALALHREIGDRQGEAADLANLADVSELKGDQDAAAEYRRQARKQSSRHRRGAGSRPKKGKVTRPE
- a CDS encoding site-specific DNA-methyltransferase translates to MSGGEPSVAAKRLAKRTAWANGAAPCETVHRIYVGDARHMEEIGEEQVHLAVTSPPYFNLVEYEDQNGADAQLGAASDYHAFLDQLDRVWRRVYQLLLPGGRMCVVVGDVCLSRRQAGRHHVLPLHADISARARKIGFDYLTPILWYKIANMATEVAGSSRFLGKPYEPNAVIKNDIEYILLLRKPGSYRKPTRVQRALSLLEPDEHSQWFRSVWDDVPGESRLHGHPAPFPQHLAYRLIRMFSFVGDTVLDPFWGTGSTTLAAVEAARSSIGYEIEPKYIQIGRERLAQLDASAVPARLVFAGASVR
- a CDS encoding DUF2911 domain-containing protein; translation: MRSLMTGVAAAGLMLVAIQAAPAQEAPAAKAAAVHCTPSGRMALEGRRSPYDSTSVVIGKTEAKVCYGRPSARGRIMIGGAAVPYGKLWRTGANEPTIIHLPVAAEIAGIAVQPGSYSLYTVPGEAEWVVIVNRSTSQWGHESNYTPEVQAQEVGRARVKSERLDGHVETFTITAAPAGKDRSEVVLEWERTRVRIPVQRKGG